The following proteins come from a genomic window of Larimichthys crocea isolate SSNF chromosome XV, L_crocea_2.0, whole genome shotgun sequence:
- the brpf3b gene encoding bromodomain and PHD finger-containing protein 3 isoform X3 gives MRKPRRKGQVAAGGGADLRKSDVRKSNVRKSDVKKSDARKSDVKKSDVRKSDVKKSDVRKSDVRKSNGTVGGRGGARQRSPSPYSLKASPSRETLTYAQAQKVVEVELDGRLHRISILEPLEVITEDEMMAQDISECNSNKENSEQSSSPTSSAQTARKPVTPRGRRKDPKSSPVKSPPPPSKNHCPKSHPQTPEKLNTSHHHHMTLPEPKFHVLETFKPVEAPPLPTAYYRYIERLAEEQEAEAEYDMDEEDTAWLEMVNAGRTSEGYSAVSPDTFELLVDRLEEEAYREARSRAPSQSTIDDDAFCCVCLDDECLNSNVILFCDSCNLAVHQECYGVPYIPEGQWLCRCCLQSPQKPVDCVLCPNRGGAFKQTSDGRWAHVVCAIWIPEVCFANTVFLEPVEGVSNIPPARWKLTCYLCKQRGRGASIQCHKANCYTAFHVTCAQRAGLFMKIDPVRETNVNGTTFSVKKTAFCEAHSPPGQETVSDEESEGRVVGSRGRASRGRSAYTEGPITPKKSRKTDDDAKTDKKKGKKSTESAGQHTASPQVTVPQIPTTRLNIICKGILFQRKTQFMQRLHSYWLLKRQSRNGVPLVRRLHLNVQTQRNTEQPEVDEKVSAAREALRYWQKLRHDLEKARLLVELIRKREKLKREQVKVHQAALEMQLTPMLVLLRSTLEQLQEKDTAQIFAQPVNIKEVPDYLEFISQPMDFSTMVSKLESHTYHSVADLEADFSLMVSNCLLYNGKDTVFHRAALRLRDLGGAILRHAQRQATNTGLDLDSGMLLPESPQKRDFYSCTWEDVDSVLDPDNRLHMSVEEQLKELLEKLDFVTSMRCSGARTRRIRLLRREINNIRYRQGQHPRHSLHNGHLKDDEDDDEDAEEDDDKEAKADNGLSSSDKEDLKSTSPPTLEPTGPAPPPRQGDAPLEPPTLRPITGEPQSPRWPCKRLKLDSDLSDSTAENINCTKAQERPASQPPILHSEGQAVTNGLPELSTPPRPTTGGVGRRTSILFKKAKNGAKLFRERDSPLLNGKGPQDDGTTNTPTAPSSAASTPCSTPLSTPSKTPQKSPGPPTLNEKWTPSRDACSDSELEKTPNHTLESGLTNGFNKHKDGRSDCEYSPCPVLHKEISPPKRSLGKPALSKVPFLEIVNGDSDYTGNGSQTSEDETELEPLELVWAKCRGYPSYPALIIDPEMPEEGLLHNGVPIPVPPKDVLHLGEQRQEETNERLYLVLFFDNKRTWQWLPRNKLTPLGVDDTADKLRIMEARKSSIRKSVQVAYDRAMIHQSRVSHNHGFVASNYL, from the exons ATGAGGAAGCCACGTCGAAAAGGCCAGGTggcagcaggaggtggagctgaTCTCCGGAAGTCCGATGTCCGAAAATCTAATGTCCGGAAATCCGATGTCAAGAAGTCCGATGCCCGGAAATCCGATGTCAAGAAGTCCGATGTCCGGAAATCCGATGTCAAGAAGTCCGATGTCCGGAAGTCTGATGTCAGGAAGTCTAATGGGACAGTTGGTGGGCGTGGGGGTGCCCGCCAGCGGTCCCCATCCCCTTACAGCCTCAAAGCGTCACCAAGCAGAGAAACTCTGACTTACGCCCAGGCCCagaaggtggtggaggtggaacTGGATGGTAGACTGCACCGTATTTCTATTCTGGAGCCCTTGGAAGTCATCACTGAAGATGAGATGATGGCTCAGGACATTAGTGAGTGTAACAGCAACAAGGAGAACAGCGAGCAGTCATCATCTCCCACCAGCAGTGCCCAAACAGCCCGCAAACCCGTCACACCCCGAGGCCGCAGGAAAGATCCCAAAAGTTCTCCTGTCaagtcaccaccaccaccttccaAGAACCACTGTCCCAAGTCTCATCCACAAACACCTGAAAAGTTAAACACGTCACACCATCACCACATGACCCTCCCTGAACCCAAGTTCCATGTCCTCGAAACCTTCAAGCCAGTCGAGGCACCTCCTCTGCCTACGGCTTATTACCGTTACATTGAACGCTTAGCTGAGGAGCAGGAAGCTGAGGCAGAATATGACATGGACGAAGAGGACACCGCCTGGCTGGAGATGGTAAACGCTGGGCGGACGTCAGAGGGTTACTCAGCTGTCTCACCAGACACTTTTGAGCTGCTGGTGGACCGGCTAGAGGAGGAGGCATACCGGGAAGCCCGCAGCCGGGCGCCCTCTCAAAGCACTATTGACGACGATGCCTTCTGCTGTGTGTGCCTGGATGATGAGTGCCTCAACAGCAACGTCATCCTTTTCTGTGACTCCTGCAACCTGGCTGTGCACCAGGAGTGTTATGGAGTGCCCTACATCCCCGAGGGCCAGTGGCTGTGCCGCTGTTGCCTCCAGTCCCCTCAAAAACCTGTTGACTGTGTCCTCTGTCCGAACCGTGGCGGCGCCTTCAAGCAAACGAGTGATGGACGCTGGGCACATGTGGTCTGTGCCATCTGGATCCCTGAGGTCTGCTTTGCCAACACAGTTTTTCTAGAACCAGTGGAAGGGGTCAGTAACATTCCCCCAGCACGCTGGAAACTGACCTGCTACCTGTGCAAGCAGAGGGGCCGTGGTGCATCAATTCAGTGTCACAAGGCCAACTGTTACACCGCGTTTCACGTTACGTGCGCTCAGCGTGCTGGCTTGTTTATGAAGATAGATCCTGTGAGAGAGACGAATGTCAACGGAACCACGTTCTCGGTTAAAAAGACAGCATTCTGTGAGGCCCATTCACCACCAGGACAAGAGACCGTCTCAGATGAGGAGAGTGAAGGAAGGGTGGTGGGCAGCAGAGGGAGGGCTAGTAGAGGACGGAGTGCCTACACAGAGGGTCCTATAACACcgaaaaaaagcagaaagactGACGATGATGCCAAGACGGAtaaaaagaaagggaagaagagCACAGAGTCAGCAGGACAACACACTGCTTCACCACAAGTGACAGTGCCTCAGATCCCAACAACCag GCTGAATATCATCTGCAAAGGAATCCTCTTCCAGAGGAAAACCCAGTTCATGCAAAGGCTCCATAGCTACTGGTTACTGAAGCGCCAGTCAAGGAACGGTGTGCCGCTGGTCCGGCGTTTGCACTTGAATGTCCAAACACAAAGGAATACTGAACAG CCTGAGGTGGATGAGAAGGTTTCTGCTGCAAGGGAAGCACTGAGATATTGGCAGAAACTGCGGCATGACTTGGAAAAAGCCAGGCTACTGGTGGAGCTCATCCGCAAGAGGGAAAAACTGAAACGAGAACAG GTCAAAGTTCACCAGGCAGCTCTGGAGATGCAGTTGACCCCGATGTTGGTGCTGCTCCGCTCCACTCTGGAGCAGCTACAGGAGAAGGACACAGCCCAGATCTTTGCACAGCCAGTCAACATCAAAGAG GTGCCAGACTACCTGGAGTTTATCAGCCAGCCCATGGACTTTTCCACTATGGTCTCTAAGCTGGAAAGCCACACCTACCACTCAGTGGCTGACCTGGAGGCCGATTTCAGCCTGATGGTCTCCAACTGTCTCCTCTACAACGGCAAGGACACAGTCTTCCACCGAGCAGCGCTGCGTCTTCGAGACTTAGGTGGAGCCATACTGCGCCATGCCCAACGACAAGCCACCAACACCGGCCTGGACCTGGACTCTGGCATGCTCCTCCCAGAGTCTCCACAGAAACGAGACTTTTACAGCTGCACCTGGGAGGATG TCGACAGTGTGCTGGATCCAGACAACCGGCTTCACATGTCCGTGGAGGAACAGCTGAAGGAGCTCTTAGAAAAGCTGGACTTCGTCACCTCCATGCGATGCAGTGGCGCCCGAACTCGTCGCATTCGCCTGCTTCGCCGCGAGATCAACAACATCCGCTACAGGCAGGGCCAGCACCCCCGCCACAGCCTTCACAACGGACACCTGAAAGACGACGAGGACGACGACGAGGACGCAGAGGAAGACGACGACAAAGAAGCCAAGGCGGACAACGGCCTTTCGTCTTCAGACAAAG AAGACCTCAAATCCACCTCGCCCCCAACACTGGAACCCACAGGGCCGGCTCCTCCTCCACGACAGGGGGACGCACCACTAGAGCCTCCCACCCTGCGGCCAATCACAGGGGAGCCCCAGTCCCCCAGATGGCCCTGCAAACGCCTAAAGCTGGACAGTGACCTCtcagacagcacagcagagaaCATTAATTGCACTAAAGCACAGGAGCGCCCGGCGTCACAGCCTCCCATTTTGCACAGTGAAGGACAGGCGGTGACCAACGGCCTGCCAGAGCTCAGCACCCCCCCGCGGCCCACCACCGGGGGAGTCGGACGGCGAACCTCCATATTGTTCAAGAAGGCAAAGAATGGAGCTAAgctgttcagagagagagacagcccTCTGCTGAACGGAAAGGGGCCGCAGGACGACGGTACAACCAACACCCCGACAGCACCCAGCTCCGCAGCCAGTACCCCATGCTCCACACCTTTGTCCACTCCATCCAAGACCCCACAGAAAAGCCCCGGACCCCCTACACTCAATGAAAAATGGACCCCAAGTCGAGACGCATGCTCCGATAGTGAGCTGGAGAAGACACCAAATCATACACTGGAAAGTG GACTGACCAACGGCTTCAACAAGCACAAAGACGGCAGGTCCGACTGCGAGTACAGCCCGTGTCCAGTCCTCCACAAAGAAAT CTCGCCACCCAAACGAAGCCTTGGGAAACCAGCTCTTTCCAAAGTTCCCTTCCTAGAGATAGTCAACGGAGACTCTGATTACActg GCAATGGCAGCCAAACGTCTGAGGATGAGACAGAGCTGGAGCCTCTAGAACTGGTGTGGGCCAAGTGCCGAGGATACCCCTCCTATCCTGCTCTG ATCATCGACCCAGAGATGCCCGAGGAGGGCCTGCTGCACAACGGGGTGCCCATCCCTGTCCCACCCAAAGACGTCCTCCATCTGGGGGagcagaggcaggaggagaCCAACGAGAGGCTTTACCTGGTGCTGTTCTTTGACAACAAGCGGACATG GCAGTGGCTCCCACGCAACAAGCTGACACCCCTGGGTGTAGACGACACAGCAGACAAGCTGCGCATCATGGAGGCCCGCAAGTCCAGCATCCGCAAGTCTGTCCAGGTGGCGTACGACCGCGCCATGATCCACCAGAGCAGAGTCAGCCACAACCACGGCTTTGTAGCCTCCAACTACCTGTAG
- the brpf3b gene encoding bromodomain and PHD finger-containing protein 3 isoform X2, protein MRKPRRKGQVAAGGGADLRKSDVRKSNVRKSDVKKSDARKSDVKKSDVRKSDVKKSDVRKSDVRKSNGTVGGRGGARQRSPSPYSLKASPSRETLTYAQAQKVVEVELDGRLHRISILEPLEVITEDEMMAQDISECNSNKENSEQSSSPTSSAQTARKPVTPRGRRKDPKSSPVKSPPPPSKNHCPKSHPQTPEKLNTSHHHHMTLPEPKFHVLETFKPVEAPPLPTAYYRYIERLAEEQEAEAEYDMDEEDTAWLEMVNAGRTSEGYSAVSPDTFELLVDRLEEEAYREARSRAPSQSTIDDDAFCCVCLDDECLNSNVILFCDSCNLAVHQECYGVPYIPEGQWLCRCCLQSPQKPVDCVLCPNRGGAFKQTSDGRWAHVVCAIWIPEVCFANTVFLEPVEGVSNIPPARWKLTCYLCKQRGRGASIQCHKANCYTAFHVTCAQRAGLFMKIDPVRETNVNGTTFSVKKTAFCEAHSPPGQETVSDEESEGRVVGSRGRASRGRSAYTEGPITPKKSRKTDDDAKTDKKKGKKSTESAGQHTASPQVTVPQIPTTRLNIICKGILFQRKTQFMQRLHSYWLLKRQSRNGVPLVRRLHLNVQTQRNTEQPEVDEKVSAAREALRYWQKLRHDLEKARLLVELIRKREKLKREQVKVHQAALEMQLTPMLVLLRSTLEQLQEKDTAQIFAQPVNIKEVPDYLEFISQPMDFSTMVSKLESHTYHSVADLEADFSLMVSNCLLYNGKDTVFHRAALRLRDLGGAILRHAQRQATNTGLDLDSGMLLPESPQKRDFYSCTWEDVDSVLDPDNRLHMSVEEQLKELLEKLDFVTSMRCSGARTRRIRLLRREINNIRYRQGQHPRHSLHNGHLKDDEDDDEDAEEDDDKEAKADNGLSSSDKDLKSTSPPTLEPTGPAPPPRQGDAPLEPPTLRPITGEPQSPRWPCKRLKLDSDLSDSTAENINCTKAQERPASQPPILHSEGQAVTNGLPELSTPPRPTTGGVGRRTSILFKKAKNGAKLFRERDSPLLNGKGPQDDGTTNTPTAPSSAASTPCSTPLSTPSKTPQKSPGPPTLNEKWTPSRDACSDSELEKTPNHTLESGLTNGFNKHKDGRSDCEYSPCPVLHKEISSPPKRSLGKPALSKVPFLEIVNGDSDYTGNGSQTSEDETELEPLELVWAKCRGYPSYPALIIDPEMPEEGLLHNGVPIPVPPKDVLHLGEQRQEETNERLYLVLFFDNKRTWQWLPRNKLTPLGVDDTADKLRIMEARKSSIRKSVQVAYDRAMIHQSRVSHNHGFVASNYL, encoded by the exons ATGAGGAAGCCACGTCGAAAAGGCCAGGTggcagcaggaggtggagctgaTCTCCGGAAGTCCGATGTCCGAAAATCTAATGTCCGGAAATCCGATGTCAAGAAGTCCGATGCCCGGAAATCCGATGTCAAGAAGTCCGATGTCCGGAAATCCGATGTCAAGAAGTCCGATGTCCGGAAGTCTGATGTCAGGAAGTCTAATGGGACAGTTGGTGGGCGTGGGGGTGCCCGCCAGCGGTCCCCATCCCCTTACAGCCTCAAAGCGTCACCAAGCAGAGAAACTCTGACTTACGCCCAGGCCCagaaggtggtggaggtggaacTGGATGGTAGACTGCACCGTATTTCTATTCTGGAGCCCTTGGAAGTCATCACTGAAGATGAGATGATGGCTCAGGACATTAGTGAGTGTAACAGCAACAAGGAGAACAGCGAGCAGTCATCATCTCCCACCAGCAGTGCCCAAACAGCCCGCAAACCCGTCACACCCCGAGGCCGCAGGAAAGATCCCAAAAGTTCTCCTGTCaagtcaccaccaccaccttccaAGAACCACTGTCCCAAGTCTCATCCACAAACACCTGAAAAGTTAAACACGTCACACCATCACCACATGACCCTCCCTGAACCCAAGTTCCATGTCCTCGAAACCTTCAAGCCAGTCGAGGCACCTCCTCTGCCTACGGCTTATTACCGTTACATTGAACGCTTAGCTGAGGAGCAGGAAGCTGAGGCAGAATATGACATGGACGAAGAGGACACCGCCTGGCTGGAGATGGTAAACGCTGGGCGGACGTCAGAGGGTTACTCAGCTGTCTCACCAGACACTTTTGAGCTGCTGGTGGACCGGCTAGAGGAGGAGGCATACCGGGAAGCCCGCAGCCGGGCGCCCTCTCAAAGCACTATTGACGACGATGCCTTCTGCTGTGTGTGCCTGGATGATGAGTGCCTCAACAGCAACGTCATCCTTTTCTGTGACTCCTGCAACCTGGCTGTGCACCAGGAGTGTTATGGAGTGCCCTACATCCCCGAGGGCCAGTGGCTGTGCCGCTGTTGCCTCCAGTCCCCTCAAAAACCTGTTGACTGTGTCCTCTGTCCGAACCGTGGCGGCGCCTTCAAGCAAACGAGTGATGGACGCTGGGCACATGTGGTCTGTGCCATCTGGATCCCTGAGGTCTGCTTTGCCAACACAGTTTTTCTAGAACCAGTGGAAGGGGTCAGTAACATTCCCCCAGCACGCTGGAAACTGACCTGCTACCTGTGCAAGCAGAGGGGCCGTGGTGCATCAATTCAGTGTCACAAGGCCAACTGTTACACCGCGTTTCACGTTACGTGCGCTCAGCGTGCTGGCTTGTTTATGAAGATAGATCCTGTGAGAGAGACGAATGTCAACGGAACCACGTTCTCGGTTAAAAAGACAGCATTCTGTGAGGCCCATTCACCACCAGGACAAGAGACCGTCTCAGATGAGGAGAGTGAAGGAAGGGTGGTGGGCAGCAGAGGGAGGGCTAGTAGAGGACGGAGTGCCTACACAGAGGGTCCTATAACACcgaaaaaaagcagaaagactGACGATGATGCCAAGACGGAtaaaaagaaagggaagaagagCACAGAGTCAGCAGGACAACACACTGCTTCACCACAAGTGACAGTGCCTCAGATCCCAACAACCag GCTGAATATCATCTGCAAAGGAATCCTCTTCCAGAGGAAAACCCAGTTCATGCAAAGGCTCCATAGCTACTGGTTACTGAAGCGCCAGTCAAGGAACGGTGTGCCGCTGGTCCGGCGTTTGCACTTGAATGTCCAAACACAAAGGAATACTGAACAG CCTGAGGTGGATGAGAAGGTTTCTGCTGCAAGGGAAGCACTGAGATATTGGCAGAAACTGCGGCATGACTTGGAAAAAGCCAGGCTACTGGTGGAGCTCATCCGCAAGAGGGAAAAACTGAAACGAGAACAG GTCAAAGTTCACCAGGCAGCTCTGGAGATGCAGTTGACCCCGATGTTGGTGCTGCTCCGCTCCACTCTGGAGCAGCTACAGGAGAAGGACACAGCCCAGATCTTTGCACAGCCAGTCAACATCAAAGAG GTGCCAGACTACCTGGAGTTTATCAGCCAGCCCATGGACTTTTCCACTATGGTCTCTAAGCTGGAAAGCCACACCTACCACTCAGTGGCTGACCTGGAGGCCGATTTCAGCCTGATGGTCTCCAACTGTCTCCTCTACAACGGCAAGGACACAGTCTTCCACCGAGCAGCGCTGCGTCTTCGAGACTTAGGTGGAGCCATACTGCGCCATGCCCAACGACAAGCCACCAACACCGGCCTGGACCTGGACTCTGGCATGCTCCTCCCAGAGTCTCCACAGAAACGAGACTTTTACAGCTGCACCTGGGAGGATG TCGACAGTGTGCTGGATCCAGACAACCGGCTTCACATGTCCGTGGAGGAACAGCTGAAGGAGCTCTTAGAAAAGCTGGACTTCGTCACCTCCATGCGATGCAGTGGCGCCCGAACTCGTCGCATTCGCCTGCTTCGCCGCGAGATCAACAACATCCGCTACAGGCAGGGCCAGCACCCCCGCCACAGCCTTCACAACGGACACCTGAAAGACGACGAGGACGACGACGAGGACGCAGAGGAAGACGACGACAAAGAAGCCAAGGCGGACAACGGCCTTTCGTCTTCAGACAAAG ACCTCAAATCCACCTCGCCCCCAACACTGGAACCCACAGGGCCGGCTCCTCCTCCACGACAGGGGGACGCACCACTAGAGCCTCCCACCCTGCGGCCAATCACAGGGGAGCCCCAGTCCCCCAGATGGCCCTGCAAACGCCTAAAGCTGGACAGTGACCTCtcagacagcacagcagagaaCATTAATTGCACTAAAGCACAGGAGCGCCCGGCGTCACAGCCTCCCATTTTGCACAGTGAAGGACAGGCGGTGACCAACGGCCTGCCAGAGCTCAGCACCCCCCCGCGGCCCACCACCGGGGGAGTCGGACGGCGAACCTCCATATTGTTCAAGAAGGCAAAGAATGGAGCTAAgctgttcagagagagagacagcccTCTGCTGAACGGAAAGGGGCCGCAGGACGACGGTACAACCAACACCCCGACAGCACCCAGCTCCGCAGCCAGTACCCCATGCTCCACACCTTTGTCCACTCCATCCAAGACCCCACAGAAAAGCCCCGGACCCCCTACACTCAATGAAAAATGGACCCCAAGTCGAGACGCATGCTCCGATAGTGAGCTGGAGAAGACACCAAATCATACACTGGAAAGTG GACTGACCAACGGCTTCAACAAGCACAAAGACGGCAGGTCCGACTGCGAGTACAGCCCGTGTCCAGTCCTCCACAAAGAAAT CAGCTCGCCACCCAAACGAAGCCTTGGGAAACCAGCTCTTTCCAAAGTTCCCTTCCTAGAGATAGTCAACGGAGACTCTGATTACActg GCAATGGCAGCCAAACGTCTGAGGATGAGACAGAGCTGGAGCCTCTAGAACTGGTGTGGGCCAAGTGCCGAGGATACCCCTCCTATCCTGCTCTG ATCATCGACCCAGAGATGCCCGAGGAGGGCCTGCTGCACAACGGGGTGCCCATCCCTGTCCCACCCAAAGACGTCCTCCATCTGGGGGagcagaggcaggaggagaCCAACGAGAGGCTTTACCTGGTGCTGTTCTTTGACAACAAGCGGACATG GCAGTGGCTCCCACGCAACAAGCTGACACCCCTGGGTGTAGACGACACAGCAGACAAGCTGCGCATCATGGAGGCCCGCAAGTCCAGCATCCGCAAGTCTGTCCAGGTGGCGTACGACCGCGCCATGATCCACCAGAGCAGAGTCAGCCACAACCACGGCTTTGTAGCCTCCAACTACCTGTAG